In Streptantibioticus cattleyicolor NRRL 8057 = DSM 46488, a genomic segment contains:
- a CDS encoding DUF6531 domain-containing protein, whose protein sequence is MSDIVNKLVKPTVEFLDHLARKVPQALGKGHHRIAQHIHKAADHFDKVEADLAAKAKSHHPHEAHPHIPEATAGAGAAAAAGAKGAEKRAAENAGRGMRPHDGAKESVPGSEKTCKNDPVDVATGDMVMAAVDVELPGALPLVLERTHISSYRHGLWFGPSWISTLDQRLQLDADGVVFATADGMRLEYPPPRGDAPVLPVRGPRRPLSWDGAPNAPMSVADPRTGEALVFDHPRPAPDVIGGVVLRLTAIEDRNGRRIDITYADDDTPALITHHGGYRIAVDRHPDLPRITALRLLDTDGPGTDTTLVRYGYDTSGDLTEVFNSSGLPLRLTYDDDHRVTSWTDRNGTTFNYTYDPSGRVIRTTGTDGFLSATFTYDDTTRTTTFTNSLGHTSTYQHNDAYRLIRETDPLGNVTVREWDESNRLLVGVTDPLGRTTRFHYDEADNLAQLVHPDGSEIAIEYNELCLPTRVTGEMGQVWRHTYDERGNRLLTIDPAGARSEFAYDEAGAPVAVTDALGAEHRVTNNPAGLPIAITDPSGHTTRCVRDVFGRITSVVDPLGGETRQVWSADGKPVEHTLPDGSAELWEWDAEGNLVSHTEAGGGVTLFEITHFDLVSARTGPDGARIEFGYDTELRLTSVTDARGLTWTYDYDPAGRLTGERDFNGSTTHYAYDAAGQLTARTNSLAQTVHYAYDLLGNVTYQHGPHGAARFTYDRSGLLVRATNEDADLELVRDPLGRVLAEVCNGRKLASTYDRLGRRVERRTPTGVVSHWVWDAGGHPVSFTSAGHHVAFVHDGVGREVERVFGQEIRLRQTWNEMQQLTAQILTRPAQPADREARDGGQRRQTLRHRAFSYRPGGHLTLIDDHVGGERRFTLDSLSRVTEVTGTNWSERYAYDAAGDVAHASTPVRHDSDGDRVSSRGLLRRAGRVRYEYDAQGRVVLRQKTRLSRKPDTWRYVWDADDQLTEVTTPDGRVWRYLYDPMGRRVAKQQVAADGESLQEETRFTWDGTDLVEQTTWTDSGAEVVTLTWERDGVRPLAQTERRSLAEIPDHVVDERFFAIVTDLAGTPTELVSEFGDVAWQRDATLWGTPVDSQAYAADTPLRFPGQYFDPETQLHYNCFRYYDPSTALYTSPDPLGLTAGPNHRAYVPNPLEWIDYLGLASCTANADRLRKNMAREGRVVGPGQAAAHIVPSNGRNFRQWRWGKKSSDLLDRYGIDINDPANGIPLGHPKPHNFTHRGPFLQRLNARLVRVVEQGQADGLGARAIRTRLRQELRSIGRQIEHELATGRPGPSAYWTA, encoded by the coding sequence GTGAGCGACATCGTCAACAAGCTCGTCAAGCCCACCGTCGAATTCCTCGACCACCTCGCCCGCAAGGTCCCCCAAGCCCTCGGCAAGGGCCACCACCGCATCGCCCAGCACATCCACAAAGCCGCCGACCACTTCGACAAGGTCGAAGCCGACCTCGCCGCCAAGGCCAAGTCCCACCACCCGCACGAGGCCCACCCCCACATCCCGGAAGCCACCGCCGGAGCCGGCGCGGCAGCGGCGGCGGGAGCGAAGGGCGCGGAGAAGCGCGCTGCGGAGAATGCCGGGCGAGGGATGCGTCCCCACGACGGCGCCAAGGAATCCGTCCCCGGCTCCGAGAAGACGTGCAAGAACGACCCGGTGGACGTCGCCACCGGCGACATGGTCATGGCCGCCGTGGACGTCGAGCTCCCGGGCGCGCTTCCGCTGGTCCTGGAACGCACCCACATCTCCTCCTACCGGCACGGACTGTGGTTCGGTCCCTCATGGATCTCCACCCTCGACCAGCGTCTCCAACTCGACGCCGACGGAGTGGTGTTCGCCACCGCCGACGGCATGCGACTGGAGTACCCGCCGCCGCGCGGTGACGCCCCCGTACTGCCGGTGCGCGGCCCGCGCCGACCCTTGAGCTGGGACGGCGCCCCCAACGCCCCGATGAGCGTCGCCGACCCCCGGACCGGCGAAGCCCTCGTCTTCGACCACCCCCGCCCCGCCCCCGACGTCATCGGCGGCGTCGTCCTGCGCCTGACCGCGATCGAGGACCGCAACGGCCGCCGCATCGACATCACCTACGCCGACGACGACACCCCCGCCCTCATCACCCACCACGGCGGCTACCGCATAGCCGTCGACCGCCACCCCGACCTGCCCCGCATCACCGCGTTACGCCTCCTCGACACCGACGGCCCAGGCACCGACACCACCCTCGTCCGCTACGGCTACGACACCTCCGGCGACCTCACCGAAGTCTTCAACTCCTCCGGCCTCCCCCTCCGCCTCACCTACGACGACGACCACCGCGTCACCAGCTGGACCGACCGCAACGGCACCACGTTCAACTACACCTACGACCCCTCCGGCCGCGTCATCCGCACCACCGGCACCGACGGCTTCCTCTCCGCCACCTTCACCTATGACGACACCACCCGCACCACCACCTTCACCAACTCCCTCGGCCACACCTCCACCTACCAGCACAACGACGCCTACCGCCTGATCCGCGAGACGGACCCGCTGGGCAATGTGACGGTGCGGGAGTGGGACGAGAGCAACCGGTTGTTGGTGGGCGTGACGGATCCGCTGGGGCGGACAACGAGGTTCCACTACGACGAGGCGGATAATCTCGCCCAGCTCGTCCACCCTGACGGCTCCGAGATAGCGATCGAATACAACGAGCTTTGTCTTCCTACCCGCGTCACTGGGGAGATGGGGCAGGTCTGGCGGCACACCTACGACGAGCGGGGCAACCGACTGCTGACGATCGATCCGGCTGGCGCTCGCTCGGAGTTCGCCTATGACGAGGCAGGTGCCCCGGTGGCGGTGACCGACGCGCTCGGTGCGGAGCACCGGGTGACGAACAACCCCGCCGGGTTGCCTATCGCGATCACCGACCCATCGGGCCACACCACCCGATGCGTCCGGGACGTCTTTGGACGCATTACCTCGGTCGTCGATCCCCTTGGCGGCGAGACTCGGCAGGTATGGTCCGCCGACGGCAAGCCTGTGGAGCACACTCTCCCGGATGGCTCTGCCGAGCTGTGGGAGTGGGACGCCGAAGGCAACCTGGTCTCCCACACCGAGGCCGGGGGCGGTGTCACCTTGTTCGAGATCACACACTTCGACCTGGTCTCGGCGCGCACGGGGCCGGACGGGGCACGGATCGAGTTCGGATACGACACCGAATTGCGGCTCACGAGTGTGACGGACGCGCGCGGGCTCACATGGACCTACGACTACGATCCGGCTGGCCGCTTGACCGGTGAAAGGGATTTCAACGGTTCGACGACCCACTACGCCTACGACGCCGCGGGACAACTCACGGCACGCACCAACTCACTCGCACAGACCGTGCATTACGCATACGACTTGCTCGGAAACGTCACATACCAACACGGACCGCATGGTGCGGCGCGGTTCACCTATGACAGAAGCGGCCTGCTGGTGCGAGCGACCAATGAGGACGCGGATCTGGAACTCGTCCGCGATCCGTTGGGCCGGGTACTGGCCGAAGTCTGCAACGGTCGAAAGCTTGCCAGCACGTACGACCGACTCGGCCGTCGAGTGGAGCGGCGTACCCCGACCGGTGTGGTCAGCCACTGGGTGTGGGACGCGGGCGGGCACCCCGTCTCATTCACCTCGGCCGGCCATCATGTCGCGTTCGTCCATGACGGCGTTGGCCGAGAGGTCGAGCGTGTCTTCGGCCAAGAGATCCGACTCCGCCAGACATGGAACGAGATGCAGCAACTCACGGCCCAGATCCTCACTCGCCCAGCGCAACCAGCCGACCGCGAGGCGCGTGACGGTGGCCAGCGTCGGCAGACGCTCCGCCACCGTGCTTTCTCGTACCGTCCGGGTGGCCATCTCACCTTGATCGACGACCACGTCGGTGGAGAGCGCCGCTTCACCCTCGATTCCCTCAGTCGGGTCACAGAGGTGACAGGGACCAACTGGTCCGAGAGATATGCCTACGATGCGGCCGGCGATGTTGCGCATGCCAGTACCCCGGTGCGCCATGACTCCGACGGCGACCGTGTCAGCAGCCGTGGCCTGCTGCGAAGAGCGGGACGTGTCCGCTATGAATACGACGCGCAAGGCCGCGTGGTGCTAAGGCAGAAGACGCGGTTGTCGAGAAAGCCTGACACCTGGCGCTACGTGTGGGACGCGGACGACCAGCTCACCGAGGTCACGACTCCGGACGGTCGGGTCTGGCGATACCTGTACGACCCCATGGGCCGTCGGGTGGCCAAGCAGCAAGTGGCCGCTGACGGCGAGAGCCTCCAGGAGGAGACGCGCTTCACCTGGGACGGAACCGACCTCGTCGAACAGACCACCTGGACGGACTCGGGCGCCGAGGTGGTCACCCTCACCTGGGAACGCGACGGCGTACGTCCGCTCGCACAGACGGAGCGCAGAAGCCTGGCAGAGATTCCTGACCATGTCGTCGATGAACGCTTCTTCGCGATCGTCACAGATCTGGCCGGCACACCGACTGAATTGGTCTCCGAGTTCGGGGACGTGGCCTGGCAGCGCGATGCCACTCTTTGGGGCACCCCCGTCGACTCACAGGCATACGCCGCGGATACTCCGCTGCGGTTCCCCGGCCAGTACTTCGACCCGGAAACACAGCTGCACTACAACTGCTTCCGGTACTACGATCCATCCACCGCCCTCTACACCAGTCCTGATCCGCTGGGCCTGACGGCAGGGCCGAATCACCGTGCCTATGTGCCCAATCCCCTCGAGTGGATCGACTATTTAGGTCTGGCTTCGTGCACGGCCAACGCGGACAGGCTCCGAAAGAACATGGCTCGGGAAGGGCGAGTGGTAGGCCCCGGTCAGGCAGCCGCTCACATCGTGCCCTCGAACGGCAGAAACTTCCGACAGTGGCGATGGGGCAAGAAGAGCAGCGACCTTCTCGACAGGTACGGGATCGACATCAACGATCCAGCCAACGGCATTCCCTTGGGGCACCCGAAGCCTCACAACTTCACGCACCGAGGGCCCTTCCTCCAACGCCTCAACGCCCGGCTGGTCCGGGTCGTGGAACAAGGCCAGGCGGACGGTCTCGGCGCACGGGCCATCCGGACACGGCTCCGTCAGGAGTTGCGTAGTATCGGGCGGCAGATCGAGCATGAACTCGCGACCGGCCGACCCGGGCCGAGCGCTTACTGGACGGCGTGA
- a CDS encoding LOG family protein gives MNICVFLSAADLPERYTTPAREFAELVGKGGHTLVWGGSDVGLMKVVADGVQKNGGRLVGVSVEFLQDKARGNADEMIVAADLAERKAQLLARSDAVVIMVGGTGTLDEATEILELKKHGLHDKPVVLLNSAGFYDGLKEQFRRMEDEGFLPVPLTELVFFAEEPVGALAYLEESAGVQ, from the coding sequence ATGAACATCTGCGTCTTCCTCTCCGCCGCCGATCTTCCCGAGCGTTACACCACTCCCGCGCGTGAGTTCGCCGAGCTCGTCGGGAAGGGCGGGCATACGTTGGTGTGGGGTGGGTCGGACGTGGGGTTGATGAAGGTGGTGGCGGACGGGGTGCAGAAGAACGGGGGGCGGTTGGTCGGGGTGTCGGTGGAGTTCTTGCAGGACAAGGCGCGGGGGAACGCCGACGAGATGATCGTGGCGGCCGACCTGGCGGAGCGGAAGGCTCAGTTGCTGGCCCGGTCGGACGCTGTGGTGATCATGGTGGGGGGAACCGGGACGCTGGACGAGGCGACGGAGATCCTGGAGTTGAAGAAGCACGGGCTGCACGACAAGCCGGTGGTGCTGCTCAACTCGGCGGGGTTCTACGACGGGCTCAAGGAGCAGTTCCGGCGGATGGAGGACGAGGGGTTCCTGCCGGTGCCCCTGACGGAGTTGGTCTTCTTCGCCGAGGAGCCGGTCGGCGCGCTGGCGTACCTGGAGGAGTCGGCCGGCGTCCAGTAG
- a CDS encoding SDR family oxidoreductase: MTTHLITGAGSGIGAAVTQRLADRGDDLWLLARDAGRAKELAERHPGARTLVGDLAEPERLSWAFGHQELPDRLDSLLHIAGVVDLGTVGELTPKVWQRTLAANLLAPAELTRLLLPQLRLARGHVLFVNSGAGLTAHAEWGAYAASKHGLKALADALRQEEHGNGVRVTSVYPGRTATPMQAKVHQQEGKDYRAERWIDPESVATVILTALDLPRDAEVNDVTVRPGH, translated from the coding sequence ATGACCACACATCTGATCACCGGTGCCGGTTCCGGCATCGGCGCCGCCGTCACCCAGCGCCTCGCCGACCGCGGGGACGACCTGTGGCTGCTGGCCCGGGACGCCGGACGGGCCAAGGAGCTGGCCGAGCGCCACCCCGGCGCCCGTACCCTCGTCGGCGACCTGGCCGAGCCGGAACGGCTCTCCTGGGCCTTCGGCCACCAGGAACTGCCCGACCGGCTCGACTCGCTGCTGCACATCGCCGGCGTCGTCGACCTCGGCACGGTCGGCGAGCTGACCCCGAAGGTCTGGCAGCGCACCCTCGCCGCCAACCTCCTCGCCCCGGCCGAGCTGACCCGGCTGCTCCTGCCCCAACTGCGGCTCGCCCGGGGCCACGTGCTCTTCGTCAACTCCGGCGCCGGGCTCACCGCGCACGCCGAGTGGGGCGCGTACGCGGCCAGCAAGCACGGCCTGAAGGCGCTCGCCGACGCGCTGCGCCAGGAGGAGCACGGCAACGGGGTGCGGGTCACCAGCGTCTACCCGGGGCGCACCGCCACCCCCATGCAGGCCAAGGTCCACCAGCAGGAGGGGAAGGACTACCGGGCCGAGCGGTGGATCGACCCCGAGTCGGTGGCCACCGTGATCCTCACCGCGCTCGACCTGCCGCGGGACGCCGAGGTCAACGACGTCACGGTGCGTCCGGGCCACTGA
- a CDS encoding methionine synthase produces MSSEANDVSTQKTTYRPAAGTATGVGSLPGEDAREAARVAVGEVPALPFLPELPARGPGADMIGRTLGMLVELYARVEPSGWRFGDRPGRDTRRARSYLGEDLDALEEFTQGYAGPLKIQAVGPWTLAAGVELRGGEAALGDPGACRDLTASLAEGLRAHVAEVRRRVPGAEVLLQLDEPSLTAVLRGNVRTASGYRTHRAVDRQVAEGALRQVIEAVGVPVTVHSCAPDVPFAFLRRAGATGISFDFSLLTERDWDAVGESVEAGTVLFAGVVPGTAPDAAGGTAALSDPAGSVSGVRSLWRGLGLSPGALSQSVVVAPACGLAGATPGYARAALAHCVKAARTLVDDPE; encoded by the coding sequence GTGAGCAGCGAGGCGAATGACGTGAGCACGCAGAAGACGACGTACCGACCGGCCGCCGGGACGGCGACCGGGGTGGGTTCCCTGCCCGGGGAGGACGCCCGGGAGGCCGCCAGGGTCGCGGTGGGGGAGGTTCCGGCGCTGCCGTTCCTGCCCGAGCTGCCCGCCCGCGGACCCGGCGCCGACATGATCGGCCGCACCCTGGGGATGCTGGTCGAGCTGTACGCGCGCGTGGAGCCCAGCGGCTGGCGCTTCGGCGACCGTCCCGGACGCGACACCCGGCGGGCCCGTTCCTACCTCGGCGAGGACCTCGACGCGCTGGAGGAGTTCACGCAAGGGTACGCGGGGCCGCTGAAGATCCAGGCGGTCGGGCCGTGGACGCTGGCCGCCGGGGTGGAGCTGCGCGGCGGCGAGGCGGCCCTCGGCGACCCCGGCGCCTGCCGCGACCTGACCGCCTCGCTCGCCGAGGGGCTGCGGGCGCACGTGGCCGAGGTACGCCGCCGGGTGCCCGGCGCCGAGGTCCTCCTCCAGCTCGACGAACCCTCGCTCACCGCCGTACTGCGCGGCAACGTCCGCACCGCCAGCGGCTACCGCACCCACCGCGCGGTGGACCGGCAGGTCGCCGAGGGCGCGCTGCGCCAGGTGATCGAGGCGGTCGGGGTGCCGGTGACCGTCCACTCCTGCGCCCCGGACGTGCCCTTCGCGTTCCTGCGCCGGGCCGGCGCGACGGGGATCTCGTTCGATTTCAGCCTCCTCACCGAGCGTGACTGGGACGCCGTCGGGGAATCCGTCGAGGCGGGCACGGTGCTCTTCGCCGGGGTCGTCCCGGGGACGGCGCCGGACGCCGCGGGCGGCACCGCCGCATTGTCAGACCCTGCGGGTAGCGTCAGTGGTGTCCGGTCACTCTGGCGTGGTCTGGGGCTCTCACCGGGGGCTTTGTCGCAGTCCGTGGTGGTCGCCCCGGCCTGCGGGCTGGCGGGGGCCACCCCCGGCTACGCCCGCGCGGCGCTCGCGCACTGCGTCAAGGCCGCCCGGACACTGGTCGACGACCCTGAGTAA
- the ligA gene encoding NAD-dependent DNA ligase LigA: MDIPAEARERHALLAEQVEEHRFRYYVKDAPVISDADFDTLLRSLEALEEEYPQLRTPDSPTQKVAGSYETEFTSVQHRERMLSLDNAFAPEELDAWAERIAADLGGVPYHFLCELKVDGLAVNLTYEHGRLTRAATRGDGRTGEDITPNVRTIAEIPDRLTGDRVPELVEVRGEVYFPMARFEELNARLVEAGEKPFANPRNAAAGSLRQKDPRVTASRPLHMVVHGIGARRGFDIDRQSHAYELLHEWGLPTAAHFKVVDGIAAVKEYIAYYGDNRHSVEHEIDGVVVKLDEVPLQGRLGSTSRAPRWAIAWKYPPEEVNTKLVDIRVGVGRTGRVTPYAQVEPVTVAGSEVEFATLHNQDVVKAKGVLIGDTVVLRKAGDVIPEILGPVADLRDGSEREFVMPSVCPECGTALQPMKEGDVDLRCPNARACPAQLRERIYYLAGRRCLDIENFGYVAAAALTQPLEPAEPPLRDEGDLFDLTVEQLLPIKSYVLDPDSGLPKRDPATGEEKVVTFFANAKGEPKKNTLAMLENIAAARQRPLARVITGLSIRHVGPVAAEALAREFRDLDRIAAADEAELAAVEGVGPTIAASVKQWFAEEWHREIIEKWRAAGVRFTEEGSDSGPRPLQGLTVVVTGTLQAYTRDGAKEALTTAGAKVTGSVSKKTDFVVVGDNPGSKYDKAVQLKVPVLDEAGFDVLLTRGADAAREAAVDTSA; the protein is encoded by the coding sequence GTGGACATCCCTGCCGAAGCGCGCGAACGCCACGCACTGCTGGCCGAACAGGTGGAGGAGCACCGCTTCCGGTACTACGTGAAGGACGCGCCGGTCATCAGCGACGCCGACTTCGACACGCTGCTCAGGTCGCTGGAGGCGCTGGAGGAGGAGTACCCGCAGCTGCGCACCCCGGACTCGCCCACCCAGAAGGTCGCCGGGTCCTACGAGACGGAGTTCACCTCCGTCCAGCACCGGGAGCGGATGCTCTCCCTGGACAACGCCTTCGCCCCCGAGGAGCTGGACGCCTGGGCCGAGCGGATCGCCGCCGACCTCGGCGGCGTCCCGTACCACTTCCTGTGCGAGCTGAAGGTGGACGGCCTCGCGGTCAACCTCACCTACGAGCACGGCCGGCTCACCCGGGCCGCCACCCGCGGCGACGGCCGCACCGGCGAGGACATCACCCCCAACGTCCGCACCATCGCCGAGATCCCGGACCGGCTCACCGGCGACCGGGTGCCCGAGCTGGTCGAGGTGCGCGGCGAGGTCTACTTCCCGATGGCCCGGTTCGAGGAGCTCAACGCGCGGCTGGTGGAGGCCGGGGAGAAGCCGTTCGCCAACCCCCGCAACGCCGCCGCCGGTTCACTGCGCCAGAAGGACCCCCGGGTCACCGCCTCCCGTCCGCTGCACATGGTGGTGCACGGCATCGGCGCCCGCCGCGGCTTCGACATCGACCGCCAGTCGCACGCCTACGAGCTGCTCCACGAGTGGGGGCTGCCGACCGCCGCCCACTTCAAGGTGGTCGACGGCATCGCCGCGGTCAAGGAGTACATCGCCTACTACGGCGACAACCGCCACTCGGTGGAGCACGAGATCGACGGCGTGGTGGTCAAGCTCGACGAGGTCCCGCTCCAGGGCCGGCTGGGCTCCACCTCCCGCGCCCCGCGCTGGGCCATCGCCTGGAAGTACCCGCCGGAGGAGGTCAACACCAAGCTGGTCGACATCCGGGTCGGCGTCGGCCGCACCGGCCGGGTCACCCCGTACGCCCAGGTGGAGCCGGTCACGGTGGCCGGTTCCGAGGTGGAGTTCGCCACCTTGCACAACCAGGACGTGGTCAAGGCCAAGGGCGTCCTCATCGGCGACACCGTGGTGCTGCGCAAGGCCGGTGACGTCATCCCGGAGATCCTCGGCCCCGTCGCCGACCTGCGGGACGGCAGCGAGCGCGAGTTCGTCATGCCCTCGGTCTGCCCCGAGTGCGGCACCGCGCTCCAGCCGATGAAGGAGGGCGACGTCGATCTGCGCTGCCCCAACGCCCGTGCCTGCCCGGCCCAGTTGCGGGAACGCATCTACTACCTGGCCGGCCGGCGCTGCCTGGACATCGAGAACTTCGGGTACGTGGCCGCCGCGGCGCTCACCCAGCCGCTGGAGCCGGCCGAGCCGCCGCTGCGCGACGAGGGCGACCTGTTCGACCTGACGGTGGAGCAGCTGCTGCCCATCAAGTCGTACGTCCTCGACCCCGACAGCGGGCTGCCCAAGCGGGATCCGGCCACCGGCGAGGAGAAGGTGGTCACCTTCTTCGCCAACGCCAAGGGCGAGCCGAAGAAGAACACCCTGGCCATGCTGGAGAACATCGCCGCCGCCCGGCAGCGCCCGCTGGCCCGCGTCATCACCGGGCTCTCCATCCGCCACGTCGGCCCGGTCGCCGCCGAGGCGCTGGCCCGCGAGTTCCGCGACCTGGACCGCATCGCCGCCGCCGACGAGGCCGAGCTGGCCGCGGTGGAAGGGGTCGGCCCCACCATCGCCGCCTCGGTCAAGCAGTGGTTCGCCGAGGAGTGGCACCGCGAGATCATCGAGAAGTGGCGGGCCGCCGGCGTCCGTTTCACCGAGGAGGGCTCCGACTCCGGCCCCCGTCCGCTGCAAGGGCTCACCGTCGTCGTCACCGGCACCCTCCAGGCATACACCCGGGATGGCGCGAAAGAAGCGCTGACCACAGCAGGTGCGAAGGTCACCGGATCGGTTTCGAAGAAGACCGACTTCGTGGTCGTCGGTGACAACCCCGGTTCCAAATACGACAAGGCGGTGCAGCTCAAGGTGCCCGTGCTCGACGAGGCCGGGTTCGACGTGCTGCTGACGCGCGGTGCGGACGCCGCACGGGAGGCCGCCGTCGACACCTCCGCCTGA